The following coding sequences lie in one Methylotuvimicrobium alcaliphilum 20Z genomic window:
- a CDS encoding FmdB family zinc ribbon protein produces the protein MPTYDYQCRQCQHTFETKHRINDPQPCCPTCGGTCTKLILTAPAAHGAMAVGREQAIRSLQPQPKNDAYRHGPNCSCCHH, from the coding sequence ATGCCAACATACGATTATCAATGCAGGCAATGCCAGCATACGTTCGAAACCAAGCATCGCATCAACGACCCTCAACCGTGCTGCCCTACATGCGGAGGAACCTGCACCAAACTGATACTGACCGCCCCGGCAGCGCATGGCGCTATGGCCGTAGGCCGCGAACAGGCGATACGTTCGTTACAACCGCAACCGAAGAATGATGCGTATCGTCATGGACCGAATTGTAGCTGTTGCCATCATTAA
- a CDS encoding sigma 54-interacting transcriptional regulator, giving the protein MSRLTPVSFLQAFVIHSVNLWKKQNLKLSNQDNSIQYLGLSASSCFEDTVRKQLEFQDALTHDQYADVIIEIKNQIGGEFTRASGGKGVIRVENSRCPFGALVKETPELCQMTSSVFGGIAARNFGYAQVELRKRIAVGDSACDVVIYLNRENHQHRHGDEYFFQDGELISKLDDTDAIVQVSDKTKQDWCSCRTTESAVVQKKQPLVIGHSKAIRDVTEAIEIVAPTMANVLLGGETGVGKEIIARAIHAQSERNPEKFIAVNCAAIAEPLIESAFFGHEKGAFTGAYNVHKGFFERACTGTLFLDEIDGLSLSSQAKLLRVLQEGEVERVGGRQLIKTDVRIIVASNRNLKDLVSAGEFRKDLFYRLNIVTIAVPSLRERRDDICVLVDHFLKQLSVKYQKPPKKLGEQVLLKIMRYDWPGNIRELENVLESAFLFAKTEVIENVTVEVSDSETGKGHYSLLKAKKGEIASEVEIKLLHDALARCSGNVSAVAREMGITPRAIHQKLKKYRIDAGEYRTK; this is encoded by the coding sequence ATGTCTCGTTTGACGCCCGTATCCTTTCTACAGGCTTTTGTAATCCACAGTGTTAATTTGTGGAAAAAGCAAAATTTGAAACTCTCGAACCAAGATAACTCAATTCAATATCTCGGCTTGTCTGCGAGCAGTTGTTTTGAGGATACCGTCAGAAAACAACTGGAGTTTCAAGATGCTTTGACGCATGATCAATATGCGGATGTAATCATCGAAATTAAGAACCAGATTGGAGGAGAATTCACCAGGGCATCGGGCGGTAAAGGTGTCATTCGCGTTGAAAACTCACGCTGCCCTTTTGGGGCTTTGGTAAAAGAAACACCTGAGTTGTGCCAGATGACCTCGTCGGTTTTTGGCGGAATCGCAGCCCGAAACTTCGGTTACGCCCAAGTCGAATTACGAAAGCGAATCGCTGTCGGCGATTCGGCCTGCGACGTGGTAATTTATCTAAACAGGGAAAACCATCAACATAGACATGGGGACGAATATTTTTTCCAGGATGGTGAGCTCATCTCCAAATTGGATGATACCGATGCAATAGTCCAAGTTTCCGACAAAACAAAACAGGACTGGTGCAGTTGTAGAACTACTGAATCGGCTGTCGTGCAAAAAAAACAACCTCTAGTCATCGGGCATTCTAAAGCGATACGCGATGTCACAGAAGCAATCGAGATCGTCGCCCCGACCATGGCTAACGTGTTATTAGGCGGTGAAACCGGGGTAGGAAAAGAAATCATCGCGCGAGCCATCCATGCCCAAAGCGAACGAAACCCAGAAAAATTTATCGCGGTAAATTGTGCAGCAATCGCGGAGCCTTTGATAGAAAGCGCTTTTTTCGGCCATGAAAAGGGGGCATTTACTGGCGCCTACAATGTTCACAAGGGTTTTTTCGAAAGGGCCTGCACGGGAACGCTGTTTTTGGATGAAATTGACGGTTTAAGCCTATCTAGCCAGGCGAAATTGTTGCGGGTGCTCCAAGAAGGTGAAGTTGAAAGAGTTGGCGGCAGGCAACTCATTAAAACCGACGTCCGTATTATCGTCGCGTCCAATCGCAATCTAAAAGACCTCGTATCTGCAGGCGAGTTTCGTAAGGATCTGTTTTATAGGTTAAATATCGTTACTATAGCTGTCCCGTCGTTACGAGAACGGCGTGATGATATTTGCGTGTTAGTCGATCATTTCCTAAAACAATTGTCGGTCAAATACCAAAAACCGCCCAAAAAACTTGGCGAACAGGTGTTGCTCAAAATAATGCGTTACGATTGGCCGGGAAATATTCGGGAATTGGAAAACGTCCTGGAGAGCGCCTTTCTGTTTGCTAAAACGGAAGTCATTGAGAACGTCACTGTAGAAGTTTCTGACTCAGAGACAGGCAAAGGACACTACAGCCTTCTCAAGGCGAAAAAGGGGGAAATTGCTAGCGAAGTTGAAATAAAACTGCTACATGACGCTTTGGCAAGATGCTCTGGAAATGTGAGCGCAGTTGCAAGAGAAATGGGGATTACCCCACGCGCCATCCATCAAAAACTTAAAAAATATCGAATCGATGCCGGCGAATATAGAACCAAATAA
- a CDS encoding TraR/DksA family transcriptional regulator, translating into MSEYEEVRENLIEMLEELDERLSKITEDVKHTDEPLSQDFGEQAVQTENDEVLDYIGNTTRAEMIKVRHAIDRIDDGGYGFCENCGANINKERLKVLPFANLCIQCAEKAEKR; encoded by the coding sequence GTGAGTGAATACGAGGAAGTCCGCGAAAATTTGATCGAAATGCTTGAGGAGCTTGACGAGCGGCTGAGTAAAATTACCGAGGACGTCAAGCATACCGATGAACCGTTATCGCAAGATTTCGGCGAACAGGCCGTGCAAACCGAGAATGATGAAGTATTGGATTATATAGGCAATACGACCCGGGCGGAGATGATTAAAGTCAGGCACGCTATTGACCGGATAGACGATGGCGGATACGGTTTTTGCGAAAATTGCGGCGCGAACATTAACAAGGAGCGGCTTAAGGTTTTACCTTTTGCCAATTTGTGCATTCAATGCGCGGAAAAAGCGGAAAAACGATAG
- a CDS encoding DUF7230 family protein: protein MKKPKKPAPNAQNNLVAKHAHQFNKAQIFRDKTQYRRKAKHQGREPLPIMSMDAIGKGFSIENTPLYSKIG from the coding sequence ATGAAAAAGCCTAAAAAACCGGCACCCAACGCGCAAAACAACTTGGTTGCCAAGCACGCACATCAGTTTAACAAAGCCCAAATATTCCGCGACAAAACACAATATCGCCGCAAAGCCAAGCACCAAGGCAGGGAGCCTTTACCGATAATGTCCATGGACGCTATCGGTAAAGGCTTCTCCATCGAAAATACCCCTTTATACTCAAAAATTGGTTAA
- a CDS encoding LapA family protein, which translates to MRYVYIGLIVLVSLTVLLFKIQNLEVVTVSLLSVSVTMPVSLMVIVIYFLGMVTGGSLLSLLRVLIQGAKSENEEENRKGDKKDEKAALEAGEN; encoded by the coding sequence ATGAGATATGTTTATATTGGCTTGATTGTGTTGGTGAGTTTGACTGTTTTGTTGTTCAAGATACAAAACCTGGAAGTCGTGACGGTTTCATTGTTGTCGGTAAGCGTTACGATGCCGGTGTCATTGATGGTTATCGTGATCTATTTTCTGGGCATGGTGACGGGTGGGTCTTTGTTATCGTTGTTGCGGGTATTGATTCAGGGAGCTAAATCGGAGAACGAAGAGGAGAATAGGAAGGGAGATAAAAAAGATGAAAAAGCTGCTCTGGAAGCCGGCGAAAACTAG
- a CDS encoding DUF58 domain-containing protein — protein sequence MNTLSIKDRFRLSRFFAGEKPSDEAIRLNQRRIFILPSKRGLSFVVLILLLLLIAFVYNNNLAYFLTFLLASVFFIGILHSYKALAGLLIRKGQCKPVFAGERAVFEIHIDNPTPVPRPSLEIDLYDKTQTTLEPYEKKTARLYAPTEHRGHQTCGTITLSSGYPLGLFRAWSPLRFNLSVLVYPKPWPQEIPFPETGGDSSDQGKTEKGTDDFYGLQEYQRGDSIKRIHWKAYAKGQGLFSKQYSGEQGDELWLHYEASAGYGNEERLSRLCRWVLDAEKAGLRYGLKLPGQKIDIGIGPAHLTQCLEALALF from the coding sequence TTGAATACCTTGTCGATCAAGGACCGCTTCCGGTTAAGCCGTTTTTTTGCCGGCGAAAAACCGTCCGACGAAGCCATCCGACTGAACCAACGCCGAATCTTTATTTTGCCGTCCAAGCGCGGCCTAAGCTTTGTCGTATTGATCCTACTGTTGCTGCTGATCGCATTCGTCTATAACAACAACCTCGCCTATTTTCTGACTTTCTTATTGGCCAGCGTATTTTTTATCGGCATCCTACATAGTTACAAAGCCTTAGCCGGCCTCCTCATTCGAAAAGGACAATGCAAGCCGGTATTCGCTGGCGAACGCGCCGTATTCGAAATTCATATCGACAATCCGACCCCTGTTCCACGGCCAAGCCTCGAAATCGATTTGTATGACAAAACCCAAACGACCCTTGAGCCCTACGAGAAAAAAACCGCCAGACTGTATGCTCCGACCGAACATCGAGGCCATCAAACCTGCGGAACGATTACCCTATCGAGCGGTTATCCGCTCGGCCTCTTCCGCGCCTGGTCGCCATTGCGTTTTAATCTATCGGTGTTGGTTTACCCGAAACCCTGGCCGCAAGAAATTCCCTTTCCCGAAACCGGCGGCGACTCATCGGATCAAGGTAAAACCGAAAAAGGAACCGACGACTTTTACGGCCTCCAAGAATATCAACGCGGCGATTCGATCAAACGCATCCACTGGAAAGCTTACGCCAAAGGCCAGGGGCTTTTCAGCAAGCAATACAGCGGCGAGCAAGGCGATGAACTGTGGCTCCATTACGAAGCCAGCGCAGGTTACGGCAACGAGGAACGCCTGAGCCGGCTGTGCCGCTGGGTTCTCGATGCGGAAAAAGCCGGGCTTCGTTACGGCCTTAAACTACCCGGCCAAAAAATCGACATCGGCATCGGTCCCGCTCACCTGACTCAATGTCTGGAAGCTCTCGCGCTGTTTTAG
- a CDS encoding GNAT family N-acetyltransferase — protein MKLSDYRIEPADYKADFKDLRAVRDSVFIIEQHIPADLEQDDKDPHSHHVIARDNRHDPVGTGRLTQEGQIGRIAVLHQWRNQGVGQSLLRALIERAKKQGLDQITLETPTSASGFFQKFGFVGEGKVFTVAGNEFQRMSITLTPLAVKTRPSAKPREPSVPTEKLDTLEAHLESAIRLIAEARRQICIYTRDLEHALYGHNDIVEAFRQFAINSRDSCVQIIVQDTFAARGKPHPLIDLAQRLPSTFQFRTPVEREDLQYSSTFLLNDRDGYLFRLSAERYQGEWSPNHPARKRQLYEEFDRIWQRCRPCTEFRALGI, from the coding sequence ATGAAACTGTCCGACTACCGCATCGAACCCGCCGACTATAAAGCCGATTTCAAGGATCTTCGCGCCGTGCGCGACTCGGTTTTTATCATCGAACAACACATCCCCGCCGACCTCGAACAAGACGACAAAGACCCGCATAGCCATCATGTCATCGCCCGCGACAATCGCCATGATCCGGTCGGCACAGGTAGACTGACGCAGGAAGGGCAAATCGGCCGAATCGCCGTGTTACATCAGTGGCGTAATCAAGGCGTTGGACAATCGCTATTGAGAGCTCTCATCGAAAGAGCGAAAAAACAAGGACTCGATCAAATAACCCTAGAAACGCCGACAAGCGCTAGCGGATTCTTTCAAAAGTTCGGATTTGTCGGCGAAGGTAAAGTATTTACCGTAGCCGGCAACGAATTTCAACGCATGAGCATAACGCTTACGCCGCTTGCCGTGAAAACGCGGCCGTCCGCCAAGCCGCGCGAGCCATCGGTACCGACAGAAAAACTCGACACCCTGGAAGCCCACCTCGAGTCGGCCATTCGACTCATAGCCGAAGCGCGACGCCAAATCTGCATTTATACCCGCGATCTGGAACATGCTTTATACGGACACAACGACATCGTCGAAGCGTTTAGACAATTCGCGATCAACAGCCGAGACAGTTGCGTGCAAATCATCGTACAAGATACCTTTGCCGCGCGCGGCAAACCCCATCCGTTAATCGACTTGGCACAAAGACTGCCTTCAACGTTTCAATTCCGAACACCGGTCGAACGGGAAGACCTGCAATACTCGTCGACATTTCTATTAAACGACCGAGACGGTTACTTGTTTCGACTAAGTGCAGAACGTTACCAAGGCGAATGGAGCCCCAACCATCCCGCCCGAAAAAGACAACTCTACGAAGAATTCGACCGCATCTGGCAACGCTGCCGCCCCTGCACCGAATTTCGGGCGCTCGGAATATGA
- a CDS encoding beta-class carbonic anhydrase, whose translation MTTLKNKLEQRISDYDFWATRRRYGAEGHNNANLWVLACMDERLPVDEALGIHVDTPVGGGDAHCFRNAGGIVTDDAIRSAMLTCNFFGTKEIVIVQHTQCGMLSANANDLEKVLREKGIDTDNIALDPTLPELKLNNGSFAKWIGMMDDVDVTCMKTVEAFRNHPLIPKDVIVSGWIWEVETRRLRAPTLDPEKRLRTDVVSSAFGVTNKQPDRWS comes from the coding sequence ATGACTACATTGAAAAACAAGCTTGAACAGCGGATCAGTGATTACGATTTCTGGGCGACACGTCGACGTTACGGCGCTGAAGGACATAACAACGCCAACTTATGGGTACTTGCCTGTATGGACGAGCGTTTGCCGGTGGACGAAGCACTTGGCATCCATGTTGACACCCCTGTCGGAGGAGGAGATGCACACTGCTTCCGCAATGCAGGCGGCATCGTGACGGACGATGCAATCCGTTCTGCGATGTTAACCTGTAACTTTTTTGGTACCAAGGAAATTGTCATTGTTCAACACACCCAGTGCGGCATGCTCTCAGCAAATGCTAACGATCTGGAAAAGGTTCTTAGAGAAAAAGGTATCGACACTGATAACATTGCCCTCGATCCAACCTTACCCGAATTGAAACTGAATAATGGTTCCTTTGCGAAATGGATTGGCATGATGGACGATGTCGATGTCACTTGCATGAAAACCGTCGAAGCATTTAGAAACCATCCGCTAATTCCGAAAGATGTCATCGTAAGCGGCTGGATTTGGGAGGTCGAAACACGACGCTTAAGGGCACCGACACTCGATCCGGAAAAACGGCTACGCACCGATGTTGTTTCGTCAGCATTCGGCGTGACCAACAAACAGCCTGATCGCTGGAGTTAA
- a CDS encoding AAA family ATPase: MQNPITPLLDSANRIILGKQHQIRLALCCVLARGHLLIEDIPGVGKTTLAHTLAKLLGLNYQRIQFTSDILPADIIGASIFDPEDRSFKFHPGPIFNQMILADEINRSTPKAQSALLEAMEEQQVTVEGKTYRLPSPFFVIATQNPAHQIGTFPLPESQLDRFLMRIELGYPDRNAERELLSGQSRFHLIENLQTELPPEQLKNIQKLVNTVHVSSALLDYMQNIITFTREFPDYPCGLSPRAGLSLLNAAKAWAFMDSRDAVLPEDVQAVLPAVAGHRLRSASQDSGAVVAPILERVNVL; encoded by the coding sequence ATGCAAAACCCAATCACTCCTCTACTGGACTCCGCCAATCGAATCATTCTCGGAAAACAACATCAAATCCGTCTAGCCTTATGCTGCGTTTTGGCTCGAGGCCATCTATTGATCGAAGACATACCCGGCGTCGGGAAAACCACACTGGCGCATACGCTGGCTAAATTGCTGGGATTGAACTATCAACGCATTCAATTTACCAGCGATATCCTGCCGGCCGATATTATCGGCGCCTCGATATTCGACCCTGAAGATCGCAGCTTCAAGTTTCATCCGGGACCGATTTTCAATCAAATGATCCTGGCCGATGAAATCAACCGCTCGACACCCAAAGCGCAAAGCGCCTTACTGGAAGCTATGGAGGAGCAACAAGTCACGGTCGAAGGTAAAACCTACCGCCTACCCTCGCCATTTTTCGTGATCGCGACGCAAAACCCGGCGCACCAAATCGGGACGTTTCCGCTACCCGAGTCGCAACTGGACCGCTTTTTGATGCGCATCGAACTGGGTTATCCGGACCGCAACGCGGAGCGGGAATTATTGAGCGGACAGTCGCGTTTTCATTTGATTGAAAATCTTCAAACCGAATTACCGCCCGAACAGCTCAAAAACATCCAAAAACTCGTCAACACTGTTCATGTTTCAAGTGCATTACTGGATTATATGCAGAATATCATCACATTTACCCGCGAATTCCCCGACTACCCTTGCGGTCTGTCGCCGCGCGCGGGCTTATCCCTGCTCAACGCGGCCAAGGCATGGGCGTTCATGGACAGTCGCGATGCAGTGTTGCCCGAGGATGTACAAGCGGTGCTCCCCGCTGTCGCAGGCCACCGTCTGCGTTCCGCCAGCCAAGATTCCGGCGCGGTCGTCGCACCGATACTCGAACGAGTGAACGTGCTTTGA
- a CDS encoding CreA family protein, with product MKYPLLLAVLPAALFALNAAAEEVGCVTTAWKLIGANHKVCVQAFDDPKVQGVSCHISQAKTGGVAGAFGLAEDPSQFSIACRQVGPIVIKGTLPDQETAFSEDTSILFKETRVTRLFDAKRNTLVYVAVSRKLIDGAPANSVSTVPIMPWRE from the coding sequence ATGAAATACCCGTTATTACTGGCCGTACTACCTGCCGCTTTGTTCGCCCTCAACGCCGCCGCCGAAGAAGTCGGCTGCGTCACCACCGCTTGGAAACTAATCGGCGCCAACCATAAGGTCTGCGTCCAGGCGTTCGACGACCCCAAGGTCCAGGGCGTTAGCTGTCATATCAGCCAAGCGAAGACCGGCGGAGTGGCTGGCGCATTTGGCTTGGCCGAAGACCCGTCCCAGTTTTCGATCGCCTGCCGTCAAGTCGGGCCGATCGTGATCAAAGGCACATTACCGGATCAAGAAACCGCATTCAGTGAGGATACGTCAATCTTGTTCAAGGAAACGCGCGTCACGCGGCTGTTCGACGCCAAACGTAACACGCTTGTGTATGTAGCCGTCAGCCGCAAATTGATCGACGGTGCTCCGGCCAACAGCGTGTCCACCGTGCCGATCATGCCTTGGCGGGAGTAA
- a CDS encoding type II toxin-antitoxin system Phd/YefM family antitoxin, which produces MDAISYTAARANLAKTMEKVCNDHEPVIITRKRESPVVMISLEDFQSMEETAYLLRSPANARHLLESIAELEAGKGTERELLE; this is translated from the coding sequence ATGGATGCCATCAGTTATACAGCAGCCCGCGCTAATCTTGCGAAAACAATGGAAAAGGTTTGCAATGATCATGAGCCGGTGATTATTACTCGAAAAAGAGAATCTCCCGTCGTTATGATTTCCTTGGAAGACTTTCAGTCCATGGAAGAGACGGCATATTTGCTACGCTCGCCTGCAAACGCTCGTCACCTCCTTGAATCGATAGCGGAACTCGAAGCAGGAAAAGGTACCGAGCGAGAATTGTTGGAATGA
- a CDS encoding Txe/YoeB family addiction module toxin yields the protein MKLTFSSNAWENYLYWQKTDKAMLKRVNMLIKDIQRSPFEGIGKPEPLKHGLSGYWSRRINDEHRLVYKVVEVDIFIAQLRYHYEY from the coding sequence ATGAAACTCACTTTCTCAAGCAACGCGTGGGAAAACTACTTATATTGGCAAAAAACCGATAAAGCCATGCTTAAACGAGTCAATATGCTGATTAAAGATATTCAGCGTTCGCCATTTGAAGGAATAGGGAAGCCGGAGCCTTTGAAGCATGGCCTGTCCGGTTACTGGTCCAGGCGAATCAACGATGAGCATAGGCTGGTATACAAAGTAGTCGAAGTTGACATTTTTATTGCCCAGCTTCGCTACCACTACGAATATTGA
- a CDS encoding transglutaminase TgpA family protein: MPVDIEKNILLFLLISVGLIALPHIYHIPASTFGFFALLLVWRFIGIWKPSCLPGKFLLFLLTVGGLVLLYSQHQGLFGRDAGTRLFMTALALKLLEIKQERDLYLIVFLAFIVAASQFLYEQSIAMAGYILFVCCVLLGTLVAINSRRQNTLNALKTATVILTQALPLAIVLFVFFPRVEAPRWMLFEDKSRAKTGLSDSMEPGSISDLGFSDELVFRVRFQGQIPPNRLRYWRGPVFSVTDGKRWTAAKHYTYTAVAEPDFSEPAYRYTLLLEPQNNNWVFALEMAGDYPPQLRMNSEYLLTRSGNPDKRAEYPITSYPSYRTGTLEAHKLRTNTQLPGPTSQKITSLVKRLGGFDKRPEQFVDRVLQHFNRENFSYTLTPPLMEDNPIETFLFETRSGFCSHYAAAFTYLMRVANIPARVVTGYHGGVLNPVGNFLEIRQADAHAWTEVWLENRGWVRIDPTAAVAPERIEQNVDIEQQIASRNISFFADSDLARQLDWLKQARQLWSSVDYNWQRWVINYHSANQTQFLASLGIESLKQMLYWLVGLGAVFTAILSWLLLSHKEKTADKVLRCYRRFCARLGKAGLKRNAGEGPIDFANRSKKAYPDQAEAIDDITGLFIKLRYQKESSPEDLSRLSERVDRLKIRRR; the protein is encoded by the coding sequence ATGCCCGTCGATATCGAAAAAAATATCTTATTGTTTCTACTGATTTCAGTCGGATTGATTGCGCTACCGCATATCTACCACATTCCGGCTTCGACTTTCGGATTCTTCGCATTATTGTTGGTCTGGCGCTTCATCGGCATTTGGAAGCCAAGCTGCTTGCCCGGCAAATTCTTGCTGTTTTTGTTGACCGTAGGCGGCCTCGTCCTGCTTTATTCACAGCATCAAGGCCTCTTCGGCCGCGATGCCGGAACCCGGCTGTTCATGACCGCACTGGCATTGAAGCTTCTCGAAATCAAACAAGAACGCGACTTGTACTTGATTGTTTTTCTGGCCTTCATCGTCGCCGCTTCGCAATTTTTATACGAACAGAGCATTGCAATGGCAGGCTATATTCTGTTCGTTTGCTGCGTGCTGCTGGGCACGCTGGTCGCAATCAACAGCCGCCGGCAAAATACCTTAAATGCACTGAAAACAGCGACCGTCATCCTGACTCAAGCCCTGCCTTTGGCGATCGTGCTGTTCGTTTTTTTTCCGAGAGTCGAAGCGCCTCGCTGGATGCTGTTCGAAGACAAAAGCCGAGCCAAAACAGGCCTTAGCGACAGCATGGAACCCGGCTCGATCAGCGACCTCGGCTTTTCGGACGAACTGGTGTTCCGCGTCCGTTTTCAAGGTCAGATACCGCCGAATAGACTGCGCTATTGGCGCGGCCCGGTGTTTTCCGTCACCGACGGCAAACGCTGGACCGCAGCGAAACACTATACCTATACGGCCGTCGCCGAACCGGATTTCAGCGAACCGGCTTATCGCTATACGTTATTACTCGAACCTCAAAATAACAACTGGGTCTTCGCGCTGGAAATGGCCGGAGACTACCCGCCGCAACTGCGCATGAATTCGGAATATCTGCTGACGCGAAGCGGCAACCCCGACAAGCGCGCCGAATACCCCATCACATCTTATCCCAGCTACCGCACCGGAACGCTCGAAGCCCATAAGTTACGCACCAATACACAACTACCGGGACCGACATCTCAAAAAATAACCTCGCTAGTCAAACGACTCGGCGGTTTCGATAAACGACCCGAACAATTCGTCGACCGTGTCCTACAACATTTCAACCGAGAAAATTTCAGCTACACGCTGACGCCGCCACTAATGGAAGACAACCCGATCGAAACGTTTTTATTCGAAACCCGAAGCGGGTTTTGCAGCCATTATGCAGCCGCCTTCACCTACCTGATGCGTGTTGCGAACATTCCTGCACGCGTCGTCACGGGCTATCACGGAGGGGTCTTGAATCCGGTCGGCAATTTTTTGGAAATAAGACAAGCCGACGCTCATGCCTGGACCGAAGTCTGGTTGGAAAACCGAGGCTGGGTGCGCATCGACCCGACGGCCGCAGTAGCGCCGGAAAGAATCGAACAAAACGTCGATATCGAACAACAAATTGCCAGCCGCAACATCAGCTTTTTTGCCGACAGCGATTTGGCTCGGCAGCTCGACTGGCTTAAACAAGCCCGGCAATTATGGAGCAGCGTCGATTATAACTGGCAACGCTGGGTCATTAATTATCATTCCGCCAATCAGACCCAATTTTTAGCCTCGCTCGGCATCGAATCGTTAAAACAAATGCTCTATTGGTTAGTCGGACTTGGCGCCGTATTCACCGCGATACTCAGCTGGCTATTGTTATCGCATAAGGAAAAAACCGCCGACAAAGTATTGCGCTGCTATCGCCGGTTCTGCGCCCGGCTAGGCAAGGCCGGCCTAAAAAGAAACGCTGGCGAAGGACCTATCGATTTCGCTAATCGGAGCAAGAAAGCGTATCCGGATCAAGCCGAGGCGATAGACGACATCACCGGCTTGTTCATCAAATTGCGCTATCAAAAAGAATCGTCGCCAGAAGACTTGAGTCGGCTAAGCGAACGAGTCGACCGACTTAAGATTCGCCGAAGATAA